One window from the genome of Variovorax sp. PAMC26660 encodes:
- a CDS encoding filamentous haemagglutinin family protein, with product MKPASTSRARAAHASRHDVDRWRLKPLARALAVMLAAGGAMDGAQAQQALGAAWFANKNVMQNTALATGRLPNGMPASSLTNPMAQQQRDSAQLQRSIDNLNLAARGIAAQQAAQEAARLAALGGASGIPDGLAEGGLKVDTQSLTAGWLNARAPVQTAAGGRTVVGIEQTAEKAILNWESFNVGKNTTVQFDQKGGAKPDGSNGWIALNRINDPSGRPSQIAGQIKADGSVYLVNRNGIVFTGSSQVNTRTLVASSLALSDKQFNLGINKPQVYKDASGQADDFAIPQFGDFAARAPGLYGFEAGSGGAPDKLGGVDRFVPGAAPGAVQVQAGAQLRTTPGGKLMLFAPKVSNAGALFAPDGQVILAAGENIYLNAAKGNDTNGVRGLDVAASAVPGWAFAWTHLENALRDGTDPYTPAYTEALAKIVLPEMTARAAAVGYDVTNSGIVLSERGNVTLQARDIHQDGVVASTTALGNRNGSILLRAWGQGTHAYQNSDTHDVLLSWQAGTLTLGKGSVTQVLPDVTDTSEIETTALATRYRPGWIGLYGQLIEARPGAGVLVPSGSINIESAVNPLSTQLPYFKPDSLRDGSRIYLDRGAYLSVAGLQGRIVPMSRNFVEAELRINELRDSPLLIESWVRGKKVIVDRRVSGVFEGGPMAGVEWVKNATGGYIPGAWAGTPLGDVTGWVGVGKTDLKELSADAGSIKLRAGGSVITREGSLIDVSGGSVRYLDGMNTVTKLMGADGRVYTMDRAMPDGEYTGLAGRYTNAHARWGVSNTWRSPVIGRDAVEAGYIEGRKAGTVQIFAGDAMVLEGDYAGGVVVGERQRKQPSKNVGGQLQLGGGSTEDRPWSPNRVVISHEPHRLAAEFHAGSVLDRNYEAQPEPGAPSNATGKVTFLSDDVLSRSGMGKLVFNLAGNFGFVLESGAVVELSPGASFVAGGGDGSANPMQIDGTLRAAGGNISLSAINGTLRMGATGRLDASGQWINAWRDGMAPARWAMDGGTINLGVGKLLAEPGAVLDVSGGGRVDINKKNLPSLRVGDAGSLTLSGLTAATDLSGFDIRAHAAGSAGRLVLETRSPVQIGGEAATPEVLVLPATLYGDRGFGDVSVVASATADGRITVPKGVTVAPSVSSIDLRTFAYQDIATGDSLAARAPVGTLRLEERLKRAPAAIRLNVTAGSIDIGAGATLRTDVGGTLAMTAAGGSLTVNGALDAPAGRIDLAAKEITLASGASLTARGVAAIYPEAMGNRVGQVLRGGDVVLGNGVSGATLSLDPGALIDVSGTSGEVDELTYKRFSGPSFHAVTRDSDGGSIRIFGAGKVGADMRGHAGGATAAGGALTIVDVGGADGAPVKLPSRTYFWRDPVTGKIKSANSYLSIPNLDLYNEYGTTPIKFTQDMRAAILDLTTSIGTGMEVVTDLNAPGSARSIKPWEMDPFIEQPVVELLNRYFYSDAAATKHIVIPDTQMAPTMRIASGSLGRGGFGAVSLKSNTITLGDGVKIDVRGALNLSGTLTNGGNRGSAQLSASRLTLDAVSPYTAKPWSDPASLGGALTLSAGLLEVRREALGGAAGARIAGFGTTVMAADEIRFGGALPEQITANSSLRVGLDVDGQLVLKAGQVYPATATTAAVRAGQSITVERLRDAGSVPLSAGGTLRLEAPVIEQNGVLRAPHGAIELNATDRLALGAGSITSVSGKGVVVPYGILTNDEHWHDPTQPLNSLTPFVGSLTAPPEKRITMKSPNVDLAKGAVVDIAGGGDLYAWEFVPGPGGSHDVLTTRGMYAVLPGHSSAAPSSAMPAGERVWLAGGGGLAAGWYTLLPARYAMLPGAFAVQATGTAWAGPAAGGVSTRDGSIVMQGKAGNAYSGKQDAVPSAWRVMSDGTLRKYTEYNEAFANDFFSSDAFRLTQYRMTGQDVVTPRLPRDGGWVVFDATRRLTLDGTLRSQADAGGRGGLVDIAGQKIAIVGAGHDGTALQADGYLVIDATSLSNFGAGSLLVGGTRTGDPRGMRVNVTATDIVVRNDEGSELFGPEIVLAATGKVAVDAGSRVSAKGVRSSRTGNLIVTPQVAAVYTDPDGNLDDNNDGVIDAKDAVDDVLITPARDWGALIRVATGDAVKALRQNVDITQGGLVRIGEGAVLRGDASLLIDATRTTELAGSARISGTDLSVSSGRIGFGGGTEGMVLDSTGLAQLAQSTRLTLRSYSSFDFYRSMDMGAAGLASLTFDGAAFTGRGAGDIAIRGDAITLLNTLGDAGGTSAGAGTGRFTLDASTLVLGAGQKRFTGFGAVALAGREQIVGEGSGGVDAGVSALTLRTPLLTGRGGAAQSVATQGALEVVGDGAARTAVSNQNLQDSLGARLSLSGGSVLLGTRAVALGGTVDISATRGSLVVADGGQIDVGGFAKQFFDVAEYADAGRINLSAVGGDVRLNAGSLLNLAAHPAGGSAGTLSLVAANGGTVVLDGGIAAQAGGSAGTRGKAGSFSLDIATLPDFAGFSRRLNDAGFNRSRQFRIRQGDIVLDGITMVEDFGLTADQGKVDVTGTVDARAAYGGAIRITGGNGVAMQGGAQLLAGATGPLGSGRVTLEAAGGQLDIRGGLIDVSGGDAGAVRLRAPRNADQSDLAVANLRASVTGARSAVLEGVRVYESDTVDAVKAQAIAEAGDFMAHAGAIRARLGTGMAVMPGIEIRSAGDLTLASDWNLWRDFAPAREGSLTLRAGGNLLVNGHLSDGFDAADRTGVLQEGPSWNLRLVAGGDMASANALALKPLAAQASGQGSIVVGTANTAVATEDDPHLDNGAGKLIRTGTGDLEVRAGRDLRLAHKESVIYTAGRKDTSTWSDFSTARPDATYGIAGGNLDIDAQGSIVAQPSGQRFVQWLNRQGNLSADRVFGEYVTDYIYVDGVLTPVVQRAQQSSWWVDYGQFQQGVAAFGGGNVTVRAGGDLGNLVVALTSNMRMRGGRTQAEAMTMETRNGGAMTVDAGGAIRGGQYYVGRGTAEITAGETTSGFDLTISKPDKKTQVLPIAPVLALGDATLSLRTAGDLRLQAVIDPLLVRYGDGYDALTGHVVDYGAYMSGYTDRTSLRLASTGGNITLVNQAAFAFRDLALARASTDLDGLVGRGGNRYPALTRATAMNGSLEIQGPMYVMPGTTNDVRLMAQQDVRFSNPNWRTAMDFGQSYEFNSLYKSEPFAEVIMARATPAMMPSPYVPLGGLFTVNLDALLRNEMGDPDIATNQREYYRGLGNLRTMALADDREPSRIYAARGSIIGADVMASEQTWLRAGKDIRNMRIDARNLRPSDVTLLEAGNDILAVAPVRSPYGPGVLDTGAMSVQGPGTLLLSAGRDVYADNLQVRTLGNQGYDTANRPIDETRIKGLPDQGATITVMAGMNRPAAYDAFVAAYLDPAKVAAMPDYLKTRGADGTVLPVYLTDLTQTRAGGQVKTVRRGLVSYMKDMTGETLAPMEAWSRFQALPALAQQQFIRQIYLIELRDAGRDQNEPGSNDLPRNGGVNRGYAAVETLFPGDAWKGDVAANTLMLRTMAGGDIDVLTPGGGLQVAALGATVPDGYGLVTLGSGHIGIFTRDDVTVNRSRILSFVPEATTRGSDQIIWSSKGDIDAGKGSKTVRVPSAPEVLTDPDGVTVVREKSDMSGSGIGTVGDGDVDLVAPRGIINAGDAGVRVAGNLNLIATQVLNADNIQVKGESKGIPVAAAVNIGALTTASAAASQAAMAAQEAVQRERSAARQAMPSVFTVRVLGFGSEPLPAEHKGGSESLPPAGGLQRSVRYDPDSAFQVLGQGTLTPAQRARLTETEQRRLPR from the coding sequence ATGAAGCCAGCATCCACCAGCCGTGCGCGGGCAGCACACGCCTCGCGCCACGATGTCGACAGGTGGCGCCTCAAGCCGCTGGCGCGTGCGCTGGCGGTGATGCTGGCGGCCGGCGGCGCGATGGACGGCGCGCAGGCGCAGCAGGCGCTGGGCGCCGCGTGGTTCGCCAACAAGAACGTGATGCAGAACACGGCCTTGGCCACGGGCCGTCTGCCCAACGGCATGCCGGCATCGAGTCTCACCAACCCGATGGCCCAGCAGCAGCGCGACAGCGCGCAACTGCAGCGCTCGATCGACAACCTCAATCTCGCGGCACGCGGCATCGCGGCGCAGCAGGCGGCGCAGGAAGCCGCGCGGCTGGCGGCACTGGGTGGGGCTTCCGGCATTCCGGACGGCCTGGCCGAAGGCGGGCTGAAGGTCGACACCCAGAGCCTGACGGCCGGCTGGCTCAACGCCAGGGCGCCGGTGCAGACGGCCGCCGGTGGACGCACGGTGGTGGGCATCGAGCAGACGGCAGAGAAGGCGATCCTGAACTGGGAGAGCTTCAACGTGGGCAAGAACACCACGGTGCAGTTCGACCAGAAGGGCGGTGCGAAGCCGGACGGCTCGAACGGATGGATCGCGCTGAACCGCATCAACGACCCGAGCGGCAGGCCCAGCCAGATCGCGGGGCAGATCAAGGCCGACGGCTCGGTGTACCTGGTCAACCGCAACGGCATCGTCTTCACCGGCAGCAGCCAGGTGAACACGCGCACGCTGGTGGCATCGAGCCTGGCGCTGTCGGACAAGCAGTTCAACCTCGGCATCAACAAGCCCCAGGTCTACAAGGACGCTTCCGGGCAGGCCGACGATTTCGCGATTCCGCAGTTCGGCGATTTCGCGGCGCGCGCGCCCGGCCTCTACGGGTTCGAGGCGGGCAGCGGCGGTGCGCCGGACAAGCTGGGCGGTGTCGATCGCTTCGTGCCCGGCGCGGCGCCGGGCGCGGTACAGGTGCAGGCCGGCGCGCAGTTGCGAACCACGCCGGGCGGCAAACTCATGCTGTTCGCGCCCAAGGTGAGCAACGCGGGCGCACTGTTCGCGCCCGATGGGCAGGTCATCCTGGCCGCCGGCGAGAACATCTACCTGAACGCGGCCAAGGGCAACGACACGAACGGCGTGCGCGGGCTGGACGTTGCGGCCTCGGCCGTGCCCGGCTGGGCCTTTGCCTGGACGCATCTTGAAAACGCGCTGAGGGACGGCACCGACCCCTACACGCCGGCCTACACCGAGGCGCTGGCCAAGATTGTGCTGCCCGAGATGACGGCGCGTGCCGCCGCCGTCGGCTACGACGTGACCAACTCCGGCATCGTGCTGTCCGAGCGCGGCAACGTGACGCTGCAGGCGCGCGACATTCATCAGGACGGCGTGGTGGCCTCCACCACCGCGCTGGGCAATCGCAACGGCTCGATCCTGCTGCGTGCCTGGGGGCAAGGCACCCACGCCTACCAGAACAGCGACACCCACGACGTGCTGCTGAGCTGGCAGGCCGGCACGTTGACGCTGGGCAAGGGCAGCGTCACGCAGGTGCTGCCCGACGTCACCGACACCAGCGAGATCGAGACGACGGCACTGGCCACGCGCTACCGGCCGGGCTGGATCGGCCTGTACGGCCAACTGATCGAAGCCAGGCCGGGTGCCGGCGTGCTGGTGCCCTCAGGCTCGATCAACATCGAGTCGGCGGTCAATCCGCTGTCCACCCAACTGCCGTACTTCAAGCCCGACAGCCTGCGCGACGGCAGCCGCATCTACCTGGACCGCGGCGCCTATCTGAGCGTGGCGGGCCTGCAGGGCCGCATCGTGCCGATGTCGCGCAACTTCGTCGAAGCCGAGCTGCGCATCAACGAGCTGCGCGATTCGCCGCTGCTGATCGAGTCGTGGGTGCGCGGCAAGAAGGTGATCGTCGACCGCCGTGTGAGCGGTGTGTTCGAGGGCGGCCCGATGGCCGGCGTCGAGTGGGTGAAGAACGCCACGGGCGGCTACATACCCGGCGCCTGGGCCGGCACGCCGCTGGGCGACGTGACGGGTTGGGTCGGTGTCGGCAAGACCGACCTGAAGGAGCTTTCGGCCGATGCCGGTTCCATCAAGCTGCGGGCCGGCGGTTCGGTGATCACGCGCGAGGGCTCGCTGATCGACGTGTCGGGCGGCTCGGTGCGCTACCTCGACGGCATGAACACCGTCACCAAGCTGATGGGCGCGGACGGCCGGGTCTACACGATGGACCGCGCCATGCCCGATGGCGAGTACACCGGCCTTGCGGGTCGCTACACGAATGCACACGCACGCTGGGGCGTGTCGAACACCTGGCGCAGCCCGGTCATCGGGCGCGACGCGGTGGAAGCCGGCTACATCGAAGGCCGCAAGGCGGGCACCGTGCAGATCTTCGCGGGCGATGCGATGGTGCTCGAAGGCGACTACGCCGGCGGCGTGGTGGTGGGCGAGCGGCAGCGCAAGCAGCCGTCGAAGAACGTCGGCGGCCAATTGCAGCTCGGTGGTGGCAGCACCGAAGACCGGCCCTGGTCGCCGAACCGCGTGGTCATCAGCCACGAGCCGCACCGGCTGGCGGCCGAGTTCCACGCCGGCTCGGTCCTGGACCGCAACTACGAGGCCCAGCCGGAACCCGGCGCGCCATCCAACGCGACAGGCAAGGTGACCTTTCTCTCGGACGACGTGCTCAGCCGCTCGGGCATGGGCAAGCTGGTGTTCAACCTGGCCGGCAACTTCGGCTTCGTGCTGGAAAGCGGGGCCGTGGTGGAGCTGTCGCCCGGTGCGTCGTTCGTCGCGGGCGGTGGCGACGGCTCGGCCAATCCGATGCAGATCGACGGCACGCTGCGCGCGGCCGGCGGCAACATCTCGCTGAGTGCGATCAACGGCACCTTGCGCATGGGGGCCACCGGACGGCTCGACGCCAGCGGGCAGTGGATCAACGCCTGGCGCGACGGCATGGCGCCGGCGCGTTGGGCCATGGACGGCGGCACGATCAACCTGGGCGTGGGCAAACTGCTGGCAGAGCCGGGCGCGGTGCTCGACGTGTCGGGCGGCGGGCGCGTGGACATCAACAAGAAGAACCTTCCCTCGCTGCGCGTGGGCGATGCGGGTTCGCTCACGCTGAGCGGCCTGACGGCGGCCACCGATCTTTCGGGCTTCGACATTCGCGCGCATGCGGCCGGCTCGGCGGGGCGCCTCGTGCTCGAAACCCGGTCGCCGGTGCAGATCGGCGGCGAGGCGGCCACGCCCGAGGTGCTGGTGCTGCCCGCAACGCTGTACGGCGATCGCGGCTTCGGCGATGTGTCGGTCGTCGCCAGCGCGACGGCGGACGGCCGCATCACCGTGCCGAAGGGCGTGACGGTGGCGCCTTCGGTGAGCAGCATCGACCTGCGGACCTTCGCCTATCAAGACATCGCCACGGGCGACAGCCTGGCCGCGCGCGCACCGGTCGGCACGCTGCGGCTGGAAGAGCGCCTGAAGCGCGCCCCTGCGGCCATTCGCCTGAACGTGACGGCGGGCTCGATCGACATCGGCGCGGGCGCCACGCTGCGCACCGACGTGGGCGGCACGCTGGCGATGACCGCTGCGGGTGGTTCGTTGACCGTGAACGGCGCGCTGGACGCGCCCGCAGGCCGCATCGACCTTGCCGCGAAAGAGATCACGCTCGCGTCCGGCGCCAGCCTGACGGCGCGCGGTGTTGCAGCGATCTATCCCGAGGCCATGGGCAACCGCGTCGGCCAGGTGCTGCGCGGCGGCGACGTCGTGCTGGGCAACGGCGTGAGCGGGGCAACCCTGTCGCTCGACCCCGGCGCGCTGATCGATGTGTCGGGCACCAGCGGCGAGGTGGACGAGCTGACCTACAAGCGCTTCAGCGGGCCCTCGTTCCATGCGGTCACGCGCGACAGCGACGGCGGCAGCATCCGGATCTTCGGGGCCGGCAAGGTCGGCGCCGACATGCGCGGCCACGCGGGCGGTGCAACGGCCGCCGGCGGCGCGCTGACGATCGTGGACGTGGGCGGCGCCGATGGTGCGCCGGTGAAGCTGCCGTCGCGCACCTACTTCTGGCGCGATCCGGTCACAGGCAAGATCAAGAGCGCGAACTCGTACCTCTCGATTCCCAACCTCGACCTGTACAACGAGTACGGCACCACGCCGATCAAGTTCACGCAGGACATGCGAGCGGCCATCCTCGACCTGACGACCTCCATCGGCACCGGCATGGAAGTGGTGACGGACCTCAACGCGCCGGGCTCCGCGCGCAGCATCAAGCCGTGGGAGATGGACCCGTTCATCGAGCAGCCGGTGGTCGAGCTGCTCAACCGCTACTTCTATTCGGATGCGGCGGCGACAAAGCACATCGTCATTCCCGACACGCAGATGGCGCCCACGATGCGCATTGCATCGGGTTCGCTGGGCCGGGGCGGCTTCGGCGCGGTCTCGCTGAAGTCGAACACCATCACGCTGGGAGACGGCGTGAAGATCGATGTGCGCGGCGCGCTCAATCTGTCGGGCACGCTCACGAACGGAGGCAACCGCGGCAGCGCGCAACTGTCCGCCTCGCGCCTGACGCTCGACGCGGTCTCGCCCTACACCGCGAAGCCGTGGAGCGACCCCGCAAGCCTGGGCGGCGCGCTGACGCTGTCGGCCGGCCTGCTCGAAGTCCGGCGCGAGGCACTGGGTGGTGCTGCCGGTGCCCGCATCGCCGGCTTCGGCACGACCGTGATGGCCGCCGACGAAATCCGCTTCGGCGGCGCGCTGCCCGAGCAGATCACGGCGAACTCCAGCCTGCGGGTGGGGCTGGACGTGGACGGGCAACTGGTGCTGAAGGCCGGGCAGGTCTATCCGGCCACGGCCACGACCGCCGCGGTTCGCGCCGGCCAGTCGATCACCGTGGAGCGCCTGCGCGACGCGGGCTCTGTGCCGCTGTCGGCGGGTGGCACGTTGCGGCTGGAAGCGCCGGTGATCGAGCAGAACGGTGTGCTTCGCGCGCCGCATGGCGCCATCGAGCTGAACGCCACCGACCGCCTCGCGTTGGGTGCGGGCAGCATCACTTCGGTGTCGGGCAAGGGCGTGGTGGTGCCCTACGGCATCTTGACCAACGACGAGCACTGGCACGACCCCACGCAGCCGCTGAACAGCCTGACGCCGTTCGTCGGCTCGCTCACGGCACCGCCTGAAAAGCGCATCACGATGAAGTCGCCCAACGTGGACCTGGCCAAGGGCGCGGTGGTCGACATTGCCGGCGGCGGCGACCTTTACGCCTGGGAATTCGTGCCCGGCCCCGGCGGCTCGCACGACGTGCTGACCACGCGCGGCATGTACGCGGTGCTGCCCGGCCACAGCAGCGCGGCGCCTTCGAGCGCCATGCCGGCCGGCGAGCGCGTCTGGCTCGCGGGCGGTGGCGGCCTTGCAGCCGGCTGGTACACGCTGCTGCCGGCGCGCTACGCCATGCTGCCCGGTGCCTTTGCCGTGCAGGCCACCGGCACCGCGTGGGCCGGCCCCGCCGCGGGCGGTGTGAGCACGCGTGACGGCAGCATCGTCATGCAGGGCAAGGCCGGCAACGCCTACAGCGGCAAGCAGGACGCCGTGCCTTCCGCCTGGCGCGTGATGTCCGATGGCACCTTGCGCAAGTACACCGAATACAACGAGGCCTTCGCCAACGATTTCTTCTCGTCCGATGCCTTCCGCCTCACGCAGTACCGCATGACGGGCCAGGACGTGGTCACGCCGCGCCTGCCGCGCGACGGCGGCTGGGTGGTGTTCGATGCGACGCGACGGCTCACGCTGGACGGCACGCTGCGTTCGCAGGCCGACGCCGGCGGGCGCGGTGGGCTGGTCGACATCGCGGGGCAGAAGATCGCCATCGTGGGCGCGGGGCACGATGGCACCGCGCTGCAGGCCGACGGCTACCTGGTGATCGACGCGACCAGCCTGTCGAACTTCGGCGCCGGCAGCCTGCTGGTGGGTGGCACGCGCACCGGCGATCCGCGCGGCATGCGCGTGAACGTCACTGCCACCGACATCGTGGTGCGCAACGACGAGGGCTCGGAGCTGTTCGGCCCCGAGATCGTGCTGGCTGCCACCGGAAAAGTGGCGGTCGATGCGGGCAGCCGCGTGAGCGCCAAGGGCGTGCGTTCGTCGCGCACCGGCAACCTCATCGTGACGCCGCAGGTCGCGGCGGTCTACACCGACCCGGACGGCAACCTGGACGACAACAACGACGGCGTGATCGACGCGAAGGACGCGGTCGACGACGTGCTCATCACGCCGGCGCGCGACTGGGGCGCATTGATCCGCGTGGCCACGGGCGACGCCGTGAAGGCGCTGCGCCAGAACGTCGACATCACGCAGGGCGGCCTGGTGCGCATCGGCGAGGGCGCGGTGCTGCGCGGCGATGCGTCGCTGCTGATCGACGCCACGCGCACCACCGAACTGGCCGGCTCGGCGCGCATTTCCGGCACCGACCTGTCGGTGTCGTCCGGGCGCATCGGCTTCGGCGGCGGCACCGAAGGCATGGTGCTCGACAGCACCGGGCTGGCGCAACTGGCCCAGTCGACACGCCTGACGCTGCGCAGCTATTCGAGCTTCGACTTCTATCGGTCGATGGATATGGGGGCGGCGGGCCTGGCCTCGCTGACCTTCGATGGCGCGGCGTTCACCGGCCGTGGTGCGGGCGACATTGCCATTCGCGGCGATGCGATCACGCTGCTGAACACGCTCGGCGATGCGGGGGGGACAAGTGCGGGCGCAGGCACCGGCCGCTTCACGCTGGACGCATCGACGCTGGTGCTGGGCGCTGGCCAGAAGCGCTTCACCGGCTTCGGTGCCGTCGCGCTGGCGGGCCGCGAGCAGATCGTGGGCGAAGGCAGTGGCGGTGTGGACGCCGGTGTGAGCGCGCTCACGCTGCGCACGCCGTTGCTGACCGGCCGTGGCGGCGCCGCGCAGTCCGTCGCAACGCAAGGCGCTCTGGAGGTCGTGGGGGACGGCGCCGCGCGCACCGCGGTGAGCAACCAGAACCTGCAGGACAGCCTTGGCGCGCGCCTGAGTCTGAGCGGCGGCAGCGTGCTGCTGGGCACCCGCGCGGTGGCCTTGGGTGGCACCGTCGACATCAGCGCGACACGCGGCAGCCTCGTGGTTGCCGATGGCGGGCAGATCGATGTCGGCGGCTTCGCCAAGCAGTTCTTCGACGTGGCGGAATACGCCGACGCGGGCCGCATCAATCTGTCGGCCGTGGGCGGAGACGTGCGCCTGAACGCCGGCAGCCTGCTGAACCTGGCCGCGCACCCGGCCGGCGGCAGCGCAGGCACCCTGAGCCTGGTGGCCGCGAACGGCGGCACCGTGGTGCTCGACGGTGGCATTGCCGCGCAGGCCGGCGGCAGTGCGGGTACGCGTGGCAAGGCCGGCAGTTTCTCGCTGGACATCGCCACCTTGCCCGACTTCGCCGGATTCAGCCGGCGCCTGAACGACGCCGGCTTCAACCGCTCGCGCCAGTTCCGCATCCGCCAGGGCGACATCGTGCTGGACGGCATCACCATGGTCGAAGACTTCGGCCTCACTGCCGATCAAGGCAAGGTCGATGTCACCGGCACCGTCGATGCACGCGCGGCCTACGGCGGTGCGATCCGCATCACCGGCGGCAACGGTGTGGCGATGCAGGGCGGCGCGCAACTGCTGGCCGGTGCGACCGGCCCGCTGGGCAGCGGTCGCGTGACGCTCGAAGCGGCGGGCGGGCAGCTCGACATTCGCGGCGGCCTGATCGATGTGTCCGGCGGCGATGCCGGTGCGGTGCGGTTGCGCGCACCGCGCAATGCCGACCAGAGCGACCTGGCCGTCGCGAATCTGCGCGCCAGTGTGACCGGCGCCCGCTCGGCCGTGCTCGAAGGCGTGCGCGTCTACGAGAGCGACACGGTCGATGCGGTCAAGGCGCAGGCCATTGCCGAGGCCGGCGATTTCATGGCGCACGCCGGCGCGATTCGCGCGCGACTGGGCACCGGCATGGCCGTGATGCCCGGCATCGAAATCCGCAGCGCAGGCGACCTCACGCTGGCCAGCGACTGGAACCTGTGGCGCGACTTCGCCCCTGCGCGCGAAGGCAGTCTCACGCTGCGCGCGGGCGGCAACCTGCTCGTCAATGGCCACCTGAGCGATGGCTTCGATGCGGCGGACCGCACGGGCGTGCTGCAGGAAGGCCCGTCGTGGAACCTGCGGCTGGTGGCGGGTGGCGACATGGCCTCGGCCAACGCGCTGGCGCTCAAGCCGCTGGCGGCGCAGGCGTCGGGGCAGGGCAGCATCGTCGTCGGCACGGCCAACACGGCGGTGGCGACCGAGGACGACCCCCATCTCGACAACGGCGCCGGCAAGCTGATTCGCACCGGCACCGGTGACCTCGAAGTGCGCGCCGGGCGCGACCTGCGCCTGGCGCACAAGGAATCGGTGATCTACACCGCAGGGCGCAAGGACACGAGCACCTGGAGCGACTTCAGCACGGCCCGCCCCGATGCCACCTACGGCATTGCGGGCGGCAACCTGGACATCGACGCGCAGGGCAGCATCGTGGCGCAGCCCTCGGGCCAGCGCTTCGTGCAGTGGCTCAACCGCCAGGGCAACCTGAGTGCGGACCGCGTCTTCGGCGAGTACGTCACGGACTACATCTATGTCGACGGCGTTCTCACGCCTGTGGTGCAACGCGCCCAGCAATCGAGCTGGTGGGTGGACTACGGCCAGTTCCAGCAAGGCGTGGCCGCCTTCGGCGGCGGCAACGTGACGGTGCGCGCGGGCGGCGACCTGGGCAACCTGGTGGTGGCGCTGACCAGCAACATGCGCATGCGCGGCGGCCGTACGCAGGCCGAAGCGATGACGATGGAAACACGCAACGGCGGCGCGATGACGGTGGACGCGGGCGGTGCCATTCGCGGCGGCCAGTACTACGTGGGACGCGGAACGGCAGAGATCACCGCCGGCGAGACCACCTCGGGCTTCGACCTGACCATCAGCAAACCCGACAAGAAGACGCAGGTGCTGCCGATCGCGCCCGTGCTCGCGCTGGGCGACGCCACGCTGAGCCTGCGCACCGCGGGCGACTTGCGGCTGCAGGCGGTGATCGACCCGCTGCTGGTGCGCTACGGCGACGGCTACGACGCCCTGACCGGCCACGTGGTGGACTACGGCGCCTACATGAGCGGCTACACAGACCGCACCTCGCTTCGCCTGGCATCGACGGGCGGCAACATCACGCTGGTCAACCAGGCGGCGTTCGCCTTCCGCGACCTGGCGCTGGCCAGAGCCAGCACCGACCTGGACGGGCTGGTCGGGCGGGGCGGCAATCGCTACCCGGCGCTGACCCGCGCCACCGCCATGAACGGCTCGCTGGAGATCCAGGGGCCGATGTACGTGATGCCGGGAACCACCAACGATGTGCGGCTGATGGCGCAGCAGGATGTGCGCTTCAGCAACCCCAACTGGCGGACTGCCATGGATTTCGGTCAGTCGTACGAGTTCAACAGCCTCTACAAGAGCGAGCCGTTTGCCGAAGTCATCATGGCCCGCGCGACGCCGGCGATGATGCCTTCGCCGTACGTGCCGCTCGGCGGCCTGTTCACCGTCAATCTGGACGCCTTGCTGCGCAACGAGATGGGGGACCCCGACATTGCCACCAACCAGCGCGAGTACTACCGGGGCTTGGGCAACCTGCGGACGATGGCGCTGGCCGACGACCGCGAGCCCAGTCGTATCTATGCGGCGCGCGGCTCCATCATCGGCGCCGACGTCATGGCGAGCGAGCAGACCTGGCTGCGCGCGGGCAAGGACATCCGCAACATGCGCATCGATGCGCGCAACCTGCGGCCGAGCGACGTGACGCTGCTCGAAGCGGGCAACGACATCCTGGCGGTGGCACCGGTGCGCAGCCCGTACGGCCCGGGCGTCCTCGACACCGGTGCCATGTCCGTGCAGGGCCCGGGCACGCTGCTGCTGTCCGCGGGGCGCGATGTGTATGCAGACAACCTGCAGGTGCGCACGCTGGGCAACCAGGGTTACGACACCGCCAATCGCCCGATCGACGAAACCCGCATCAAGGGCCTGCCGGACCAGGGCGCCACGATCACGGTGATGGCGGGCATGAACCGCCCCGCTGCCTACGACGCTTTCGTGGCCGCCTACCTCGACCCCGCGAAGGTGGCTGCCATGCCCGACTACCTCAAGACGCGCGGAGCCGACGGCACCGTGCTGCCGGTCTACCTCACCGACCTCACGCAAACGCGCGCTGGCGGGCAGGTGAAGACGGTGCGTCGCGGTCTGGTGTCGTACATGAAGGACATGACCGGCGAGACGCTGGCGCCCATGGAGGCGTGGTCACGCTTTCAGGCGCTGCCCGCGTTGGCGCAGCAGCAATTCATTCGCCAGATCTATCTGATCGAGTTGCGCGATGCGGGCCGCGACCAGAACGAGCCCGGCAGCAACGACCTGCCGCGCAACGGCGGGGTCAACCGCGGCTACGCGGCGGTCGAGACGCTGTTCCCCGGTGATGCATGGAAGGGCGACGTGGCCGCCAACACGCTGATGTTGCGCACCATGGCCGGCGGCGACATCGACGTGCTCACGCCAGGCGGTGGACTGCAGGTGGCGGCGTTGGGCGCCACCGTGCCCGACGGCTATGGCCTGGTCACGCTCGGCTCGGGTCACATCGGCATCTTCACCAGGGACGATGTGACGGTGAACCGCTCGCGCATCCTGTCCTTCGTGCCCGAAGCCACCACGCGTGGCAGCGACCAGATCATCTGGTCGAGCAAGGGCGACATCGATGCGGGCAAGGGCTCGAAGACCGTGCGCGTGCCTTCGGCGCCCGAGGTGCTGACCGATCCGGACGGCGTGACCGTGGTGCGCGAGAAGTCGGACATGAGCGGCAGCGGCATCGGCACGGTGGGCGATGGCGACGTCGATCTGGTGGCGCCGCGGGGCATCATCAATGCCGGCGACGCGGGCGTGCGGGTGGCGGGCAACCTGAACCTCATCGCGACCCAGGTGCTCAACGCCGACAACATCCAGGTGAAGGGCGAATCGAAGGGCATTCCGGTGGCTGCGGCAGTGAACATCGGCGCGCTGACCACCGCCAGTGCCGCGGCCTCGCAGGCGGCCATGGCCGCGCAGGAGGCGGTGCAACGCGAGCGCAGCGCAGCACGCCAGGCGATGCCGTCGGTCTTCACCGTGCGGGTGCTCGGCTTCGGATCGGAGCCCTTGCCCGCCGAACACAAGGGCGGTAGCGAGAGCCTGCCGCCTGCGGGTGGCCTGCAGCGCAGCGTGCGCTACGACCCCGACAGCGCCTTTCAGGTGCTGGGGCAGGGCACCTTGACGCCGGCTCAGCGCGCGCGGCTGACGGAGACGGAGCAGCGTCGCTTGCCGAGGTAA